The following are encoded in a window of Mycobacterium sp. ELW1 genomic DNA:
- a CDS encoding MFS transporter, with translation MPRPLSVAQTAGRSRVVAWALWDCGSTGMNAIVATFVFAVYLTSTVGQGLPGDTSPASWLGRALALAGLTVAVLAPLTGVLVQAPQRRRAALMLLTGLAVLSTTAMSLIRAEPAYFAMGLVLLAFTAACGDLASVPYNAMLRQLTTPQTSGRISGIGAAAGYFGSVLLLIIIYVAFIAGSGPDRGLLGVPVADGQNVRAAMLMAAAWFVVLALPLLITAHTLAPAVDLEPVPPGQAGGYRGLWNDLRSEWRRDRNLVYYLVVSAVFRDGIAGVFAFGAVLGVSVYGISPSNVLIFGVIASTMAALGAVIAGPVDDRIGGKPVIVASLTLMIVVGLTLLSLSGPVVFWICGLLLALCVGPVTTSARTVLLRMVSDGKEAVAFGLYTTTGRAASFLAPWLFFVFVDAFHADRAGLGGLCVVLAVGLLGMLLVKVPNNHRAG, from the coding sequence ATGCCCAGGCCCCTGTCGGTTGCCCAGACCGCCGGGCGGTCAAGAGTTGTGGCGTGGGCCCTATGGGACTGCGGTTCCACAGGCATGAACGCCATCGTCGCGACGTTCGTTTTCGCCGTGTACCTGACCAGCACGGTCGGCCAGGGTCTACCGGGCGACACCTCGCCGGCGAGCTGGCTGGGCCGGGCGCTGGCACTTGCCGGCCTCACCGTCGCGGTTCTCGCGCCGCTCACCGGTGTCCTGGTTCAGGCGCCGCAGCGGCGTCGCGCCGCCCTGATGCTGCTGACCGGGTTGGCGGTGCTGTCGACCACGGCGATGAGCCTCATCCGCGCGGAGCCGGCTTACTTCGCGATGGGTCTGGTGCTGCTGGCGTTCACCGCGGCGTGCGGCGATCTGGCGAGCGTGCCCTACAACGCGATGCTGCGGCAGCTCACCACCCCGCAGACGTCCGGGCGCATCTCCGGAATAGGAGCGGCCGCCGGATACTTCGGCAGCGTTCTGCTGCTGATCATCATCTACGTGGCGTTCATCGCAGGTAGCGGCCCGGACCGAGGCTTGCTCGGAGTCCCGGTCGCCGACGGCCAGAACGTGCGCGCCGCGATGCTGATGGCCGCCGCCTGGTTCGTCGTCCTCGCGCTGCCGCTGCTGATCACCGCTCACACCCTCGCCCCGGCCGTGGACCTCGAGCCGGTGCCGCCTGGTCAGGCCGGTGGCTACCGCGGGCTGTGGAACGATCTGCGCTCGGAGTGGCGCCGCGATCGCAACCTGGTCTACTACCTGGTCGTCAGCGCGGTCTTCCGTGACGGCATCGCCGGCGTCTTCGCCTTCGGCGCGGTCCTCGGTGTCAGCGTGTACGGCATCTCGCCGTCCAACGTGCTGATCTTCGGGGTGATCGCCAGCACCATGGCCGCCCTCGGCGCGGTGATCGCCGGGCCGGTCGACGACCGGATCGGTGGCAAACCGGTGATCGTCGCCTCGCTGACGTTGATGATCGTCGTCGGCCTCACGCTGTTGTCACTGTCCGGGCCCGTCGTGTTCTGGATCTGCGGCCTGCTGTTGGCGCTGTGCGTCGGACCGGTCACCACGTCCGCGCGCACAGTGCTGCTGCGGATGGTCAGCGACGGCAAGGAAGCCGTGGCGTTCGGGCTCTACACCACCACTGGACGGGCGGCGTCGTTCCTGGCGCCGTGGCTGTTCTTCGTCTTCGTCGATGCCTTCCACGCCGACCGCGCCGGGCTCGGCGGGCTGTGCGTGGTGCTGGCGGTCGGCCTGCTGGGCATGCTGCTGGTGAAGGTGCCCAACAACCACCGGGCGGGTTAG
- a CDS encoding MmpS family transport accessory protein, with product MNDPRRPEWSDPTQSAGNGYPPSTDPAYSGQYYGPGYGSPGYVQGGVPPTMQPTEQLPSYWQQGGGYPPGEPPTPPPGPPKSPKWLWIAAGVAVLLVVGLVIALVIVTSSARESTVVAPLPPLSETTTAPRATTLVPSTTRPTLPTTSGAPGTAAPLPTDTTSPTGTDTVVYTVSGDGRAINITYVDTGGIMQTEFNVMLPWSKEVSLSSPARTSASVAVVNVGRDVTCSVSVNGSQVRERTGRGLTICTGAG from the coding sequence ATGAACGATCCGCGTCGACCAGAGTGGTCTGACCCGACGCAGTCGGCGGGCAATGGTTATCCGCCGAGCACCGATCCCGCCTACTCCGGTCAGTATTACGGACCTGGCTACGGTAGCCCCGGGTACGTCCAGGGCGGTGTGCCGCCGACGATGCAGCCCACCGAACAGCTGCCGTCCTACTGGCAACAAGGCGGCGGTTATCCGCCCGGCGAGCCACCCACGCCGCCACCAGGCCCGCCCAAGTCACCGAAGTGGTTGTGGATCGCCGCGGGGGTCGCGGTGCTGCTCGTGGTGGGTCTGGTGATCGCCCTGGTGATCGTGACCAGCTCGGCCAGGGAGTCCACCGTGGTGGCGCCGCTACCACCGCTGTCGGAGACGACGACCGCGCCGCGGGCCACCACCCTGGTGCCGTCGACGACGCGGCCCACGCTGCCGACGACCAGCGGCGCACCGGGCACCGCGGCGCCGCTACCCACCGACACGACCAGCCCGACGGGCACCGACACCGTCGTCTACACGGTTTCCGGTGACGGCCGCGCGATCAACATCACCTACGTCGACACCGGCGGCATCATGCAGACCGAGTTCAACGTGATGCTGCCGTGGAGCAAGGAAGTCAGCCTGTCGTCGCCGGCGCGGACCTCGGCGAGCGTCGCGGTGGTCAATGTCGGGCGCGATGTGACCTGCAGCGTGTCGGTGAACGGCTCTCAAGTCCGCGAACGCACCGGCCGCGGCCTCACGATCTGCACCGGGGCGGGCTAA
- a CDS encoding alpha/beta fold hydrolase, translated as MEPDVRATYGASLSPDATAFAHIVDDGGYPRAVQRFLRGWRASSSRDVELPVEGPVTRVIHSADGHWLACQVAPEGSTRSQIWVVTTDPDDRMARRIDGMGFDGMAGTAELIAWDGTRVCAILTGEDGIGQSSLIDPADGSVTVLDRRSGGRLVDAWAGSALVRVGPRGYRELIMLTGPTEIALLPSDPGSSTDMGVILDDHHPRRLRSGPDGEQTTLYHPAYTYGPDFVDGYVRALIRSDNGSDNSRLLEVTVTPDGVAYHVVAERRGHDLDEFVVSDDLSTVALLWNINGCSELQILEYIDNTVSEPIPLPNLVASELSISAGGSMVAMTIQGADLPRTVELVDPRSREWERIDRKPSVGPVSDRPRLHFVTARDSRSLTGWLYCPPPGVEQTGMMIYLHGGPEGQARPSHSEIFPGLLDEGIAVFTPNVRGSGGQGREFVHADDKDKRFAAIDDVADCAHYLAERGLADPTRIACAGWSYGGYLTMAALAFHPDLFVAGVSICGMSDLGTFYRTTEPWIAAASYAEYGHPIADRDLLDELSPLQRVDALTAPLLLVHGGTDTNVPVSESEQMVEALRARGRTVRYLLFGDDGHEIVKRENHAALARAVADWLAMAFERSEIRKV; from the coding sequence GTGGAACCCGACGTGCGCGCGACGTATGGCGCATCACTGTCGCCGGACGCGACGGCATTCGCCCATATCGTCGACGACGGCGGATATCCGCGCGCCGTTCAACGTTTCCTGCGGGGCTGGCGGGCAAGTTCGTCCCGCGACGTGGAATTGCCGGTTGAGGGGCCGGTGACCAGGGTCATCCATTCGGCCGACGGGCACTGGCTGGCCTGTCAGGTCGCCCCCGAGGGCAGCACCCGGAGCCAGATCTGGGTGGTCACCACCGACCCCGACGACCGGATGGCTCGCCGTATCGACGGCATGGGTTTCGACGGGATGGCCGGCACGGCCGAGCTGATCGCCTGGGACGGCACCCGGGTGTGCGCGATCCTCACCGGTGAGGACGGCATCGGCCAGTCCAGCCTGATCGACCCCGCCGACGGCAGCGTGACGGTACTGGACCGGCGCTCCGGTGGCCGCCTGGTGGACGCCTGGGCCGGGTCGGCACTGGTCCGGGTCGGCCCGCGGGGCTATCGCGAGCTGATCATGCTGACCGGTCCGACCGAAATCGCTTTGCTGCCTTCAGATCCCGGATCGTCAACGGACATGGGCGTGATCTTGGACGATCACCATCCGCGGCGATTGCGCTCCGGTCCTGATGGTGAGCAGACCACGCTGTATCACCCCGCCTACACCTATGGGCCGGATTTCGTGGACGGCTATGTGCGCGCGCTGATCCGCAGCGACAACGGCTCGGACAACAGTCGGCTGCTGGAAGTCACGGTCACCCCCGACGGCGTCGCGTATCACGTGGTCGCCGAGCGTCGGGGCCACGACCTCGACGAGTTTGTGGTCAGCGACGATCTGTCGACTGTTGCGCTGTTGTGGAACATCAACGGCTGCAGCGAATTACAGATCCTCGAGTACATCGACAACACGGTGTCCGAGCCGATACCGCTGCCGAATCTGGTGGCCAGCGAGCTGTCTATCAGTGCCGGCGGATCGATGGTCGCGATGACGATCCAGGGCGCCGATCTGCCGCGCACCGTCGAACTGGTCGATCCCCGGTCGCGGGAGTGGGAGCGCATCGATCGCAAGCCCAGCGTGGGCCCGGTTTCGGACCGGCCCAGGCTGCATTTCGTGACCGCACGGGACAGTCGTTCGCTGACGGGCTGGTTGTACTGCCCGCCGCCTGGTGTCGAGCAGACCGGCATGATGATCTATCTGCACGGCGGACCGGAAGGTCAGGCCCGCCCATCGCACAGCGAAATCTTTCCAGGATTGCTCGACGAGGGTATCGCGGTGTTCACGCCCAATGTCCGGGGTTCGGGTGGGCAGGGCCGGGAATTCGTGCACGCCGACGACAAGGACAAGCGATTCGCCGCGATCGACGACGTGGCCGACTGCGCGCACTACCTTGCCGAGCGTGGTCTGGCCGATCCCACGCGAATCGCTTGCGCGGGTTGGTCTTACGGTGGCTACCTCACGATGGCCGCCTTGGCGTTCCATCCTGATCTGTTCGTCGCCGGCGTCAGCATTTGCGGGATGAGCGATCTGGGCACGTTCTACCGCACCACCGAACCGTGGATCGCGGCGGCGTCCTACGCCGAGTACGGGCACCCCATCGCCGATCGGGACCTCCTCGACGAGCTCTCTCCGCTGCAGAGGGTGGATGCGTTGACCGCGCCGTTGCTGTTGGTGCACGGCGGCACCGACACCAACGTTCCGGTCAGCGAATCCGAGCAAATGGTCGAAGCCTTACGTGCGCGGGGGCGCACCGTGCGCTATCTGCTCTTCGGCGACGACGGCCACGAGATCGTCAAACGCGAGAACCACGCCGCGCTGGCCCGAGCTGTCGCTGACTGGCTGGCCATGGCGTTCGAGCGCAGCGAAATTCGAAAGGTTTAG
- a CDS encoding DUF6131 family protein produces the protein MIILGAILLILGFVLKIQILWTIGVILLVIGAVLWLLGAVGRPVGGRRSWY, from the coding sequence ATGATCATTCTTGGAGCAATCCTGCTCATCTTGGGATTCGTCCTGAAGATCCAGATCCTGTGGACCATCGGGGTAATCCTGCTAGTCATCGGCGCGGTGCTGTGGCTGCTCGGCGCAGTCGGCCGCCCGGTCGGCGGCAGACGTTCTTGGTATTAG
- a CDS encoding TetR/AcrR family transcriptional regulator, which translates to MNRNVQSRSRRVPIDTSTRRSRQKSDRRSALLMAAERLMAEKGFQTVRIEDIGAAAGVSGPAVYRHFPNKEALLVELLVGISTRLLAGARAVVDEAAEPEAALAGLIEFHLDFALGESDLIRIQDRDLAHLPASAQRQVRRAQRSYVEVWVEVLRRVHPDTPEADARLMAHAVFGLLNSTPHSMKPLAARGADQGRSRDVLRAMTVAALSSADRHARSTG; encoded by the coding sequence ATTAACCGAAACGTCCAGAGCCGTTCCAGGAGGGTCCCCATCGACACGTCGACCCGTCGAAGCAGGCAGAAATCGGATCGCCGGTCTGCCCTCCTGATGGCCGCTGAGCGATTGATGGCGGAGAAGGGCTTCCAGACCGTTCGGATCGAGGACATCGGCGCCGCCGCCGGAGTCAGCGGCCCGGCCGTGTACCGGCACTTCCCCAACAAGGAAGCCCTCCTGGTCGAACTCCTGGTCGGAATCAGCACGCGACTTCTGGCCGGCGCACGGGCAGTCGTCGACGAGGCAGCCGAGCCGGAAGCGGCGCTCGCCGGTCTGATCGAATTCCACCTCGACTTCGCACTCGGCGAGTCAGACCTGATCCGCATTCAGGATCGCGACCTCGCCCACCTGCCTGCCTCCGCCCAGCGGCAGGTACGCCGGGCGCAGCGCAGCTATGTCGAGGTCTGGGTCGAGGTGTTGCGCCGGGTGCATCCCGACACCCCGGAGGCAGACGCACGGTTGATGGCGCACGCGGTGTTCGGTCTGCTCAACTCGACCCCACACAGCATGAAGCCCCTGGCGGCACGAGGAGCCGACCAGGGGCGATCACGCGATGTACTCCGGGCGATGACGGTGGCGGCGTTATCGTCTGCCGACCGTCACGCTCGAAGCACCGGCTAA